The proteins below come from a single Serratia ficaria genomic window:
- a CDS encoding sugar ABC transporter substrate-binding protein: MKLKKLIVTSVLMCMLPASVLAKDIKIGVSMAYFDDNFLTILRQSMQNKMKADGNVSGQFEDAKGDIAQQIQQIENFVSQGVDAIILNPVDTQGVKPMIKLAENAKIPLVFVNRRPEVTLPAGMAYVGSDSKLAGKLQMEELAKLMNGKGNVMILMGELSSEATRDRTRGVEEVAAKYPGIKIIDKQTAKFFRKEAVDVTTDWILSGQQIDAIASNNDEMAIGAILALKQAKKSGVLVAGVDGTPDALEFIKKGDLALSVFQDAKGQGEGAVQTAIQLVKGEKVESSVLIPYQLITKANYQEFADKNRK; this comes from the coding sequence ATGAAGCTGAAGAAACTGATCGTCACCTCGGTATTGATGTGCATGTTGCCGGCCAGCGTTTTAGCCAAAGACATCAAGATCGGCGTTTCCATGGCTTACTTCGATGACAACTTCCTCACCATTCTACGCCAGTCGATGCAGAACAAAATGAAGGCCGACGGTAACGTCAGCGGCCAGTTTGAAGACGCCAAGGGCGATATCGCCCAGCAGATCCAGCAGATTGAAAACTTCGTCAGCCAGGGCGTGGACGCCATCATCCTCAACCCGGTGGATACCCAGGGCGTCAAGCCGATGATCAAGCTGGCCGAAAACGCCAAGATCCCGCTGGTGTTCGTCAACCGTCGGCCGGAAGTCACGCTGCCGGCCGGCATGGCCTACGTGGGATCCGACTCCAAGCTGGCCGGCAAGCTGCAGATGGAAGAGCTGGCCAAGCTGATGAACGGCAAGGGCAACGTGATGATCCTGATGGGCGAATTGTCCAGCGAGGCCACCCGAGACCGCACCCGCGGCGTGGAGGAGGTGGCGGCCAAATACCCGGGCATCAAGATTATCGACAAACAGACCGCCAAGTTCTTCCGTAAAGAGGCAGTGGATGTGACTACCGACTGGATCCTGTCCGGGCAGCAGATCGACGCCATCGCTTCCAACAACGACGAAATGGCCATCGGCGCGATCCTGGCGCTGAAGCAGGCCAAAAAATCCGGCGTGCTGGTGGCCGGGGTCGACGGCACCCCGGACGCGCTGGAATTCATCAAGAAGGGCGATCTGGCGCTGAGCGTATTTCAGGACGCCAAGGGCCAGGGCGAAGGCGCGGTGCAAACCGCCATTCAGCTGGTGAAAGGCGAGAAGGTGGAAAGCAGCGTGCTGATCCC